A single region of the Garra rufa chromosome 6, GarRuf1.0, whole genome shotgun sequence genome encodes:
- the LOC141336581 gene encoding phosphatidylinositol 4-kinase type 2-alpha → MDETSPLVSPLRDSNDFSYGPTEPTSPRGGFGGTPGSVVRLPAGSPGRSRERQPLLDRDRGASPRDPHRNEFPEDPEFREIIRKAERAIEEGIYPERIYQGSSGSYFVKDSTGKIIGVYKPKNEEPYGQLNPKWTKWLQKLCCPCCFGRDCLVLNQGYLSEAGASLVDQKLELNIVPRTKVVYLASETFNYSAIDRVKSRGKRLALEKVPKVGQRFHRIGLPPKVGSFQLFVEGYKDADFWLRRFEAEPLPENTNRQLQLQFERLVVLDYIIRNTDRGNDNWLIKYDCPMDTSSNRDSDWVVVKDPIIKLAAIDNGLAFPLKHPDSWRAYPFYWAWLPQAKVVFSQEIRDLVLPKLADPNFIKDLEEDLYELFKKDPGFDRGQFKKQVSVMRGQILNLSQAMRDGKTPLQLVQMPPVIVETARAPQRANSESYTQSFQSRRPFFTWW, encoded by the exons ATGGACGAAACGAGCCCGCTAGTCTCTCCGCTTCGCGATTCCAACGATTTCAGCTACGGTCCCACCGAGCCGACCAGTCCCCGGGGCGGATTTGGAGGGACGCCGGGCTCCGTGGTGCGTCTGCCGGCTGGGAGTCCCGGACGCAGCCGCGAACGACAGCCGCTTCTAGACCGAGATCGAGGCGCGTCTCCCCGGGATCCTCACAGGAACGAGTTCCCGGAGGATCCGGAGTTCAGAGAGATTATCCGGAAGGCAGAGCGGGCCATCGAGGAGGGAATCTACCCGGAGCGCATCTATCAAGGCTCCAGCGGCAGCTACTTCGTCAAAGACTCAACAGGG AAGATCATCGGCGTCTACAAACCAAAGAACGAGGAGCCGTACGGCCAGCTGAACCCCAAATGGACCAAATGGCTGCAGAAGCTCTGCTGTCCGTGCTGTTTCGGCCGGGACTGTCTGGTCCTGAACCAGGGCTACCTGTCAGAGGCTGGCGCCAGTTTGGTGGACCAGAAGCTAGAGCTCAACATCGTGCCACGCACCAAG GTGGTGTATTTAGCAAGCGAGACGTTTAATTACAGTGCCATCGACCGAGTAAAGTCTCGAGGAAAGAGGTTAGCGCTTGAAAAAGTGCCCAAGGTGGGCCAACGTTTCCACCGGATTGGCCTGCCACCCAAG GTGGGCTCATTCCAGCTCTTTGTAGAAGGGTATAAAGACGCTGATTTCTGGCTGCGGCGGTTCGAGGCTGAGCCTTTACCAGAAAACACTAATCGACAGCTCCAGCTTCAGTTTGAGAGACTTGTGGTGCTGGATTACATCATCAGAAACACAG ATCGAGGAAACGACAACTGGCTTATTAAATATGACTGTCCGATGGATACATCAAGCAACAGG GACAGTGATTGGGTGGTAGTGAAGGATCCCATCATTAAACTAGCAGCCATTGACAATGGTCTGGCCTTCCCTCTCAAACACCCAGATTCATGGAGAGCCT ATCCGTTTTACTGGGCTTGGCTGCCACAGGCGAAAGTTGTGTTTTCCCAAGAGATCCGAGACTTAGTTCTGCCTAAATTAGCCGACCCAAACTTCATCAAAGACCTTGAGGAAGATCTATATGAGCTATTTAAG AAAGACCCGGGTTTCGACAGAGGACAGTTCAAGAAGCAGGTCTCAGTAATGAGGGGTCAG ATCCTGAATCTGAGTCAGGCGATGAGAGACGGCAAGACTCCACTGCAGCTGGTGCAGATGCCGCCGGTGATCGTGGAGACGGCCCGAGCGCCACAGCGAGCCAACAGCGAATCCTACACGCAGAGCTTCCAGAGCAGAAGACCCTTCTTCACCTGGTGGTGA
- the LOC141336582 gene encoding uncharacterized protein, with amino-acid sequence MEDVAAAPVHAGPSQPTFSRPPGSERRNRKSGTANIFQGVNLRQLRRLFRAAGDPDAEQRARMVWGNRRTAGGEDAVDREEEDEDGAMAEVETGLAQALVGLRVRARNRSGLRVESHKDGTGTRWVRAFGHLRINEGSLAQTSEVITGDEDKANNEEDDASASGACGGQSSFEAASCDQADFPPPEEETQGPSGGPRWSWNAVQEKDPERYLHRIRH; translated from the exons ATGGAGGACGTGGCCGCAGCCCCTGTTCACGCAGGCCCGTCCCAGCCCACGTTTTCCCGCCCGCCGGGCTCCGAGCGTCGGAACCGCAAGTCTGGCACCGCCAACATCTTCCAGGGCGTGAACCTGAGGCAACTCAGACGGCTCTTCCGAGCGGCAGGAGACCCGGACGCCGAGCAGAGAGCCCGGATGGTGTGGGGGAACCGGAGAACGGCGGGCGGAGAGGACGCAGTGGACAGGGAGGAAGAGGATGAGGACGGAGCGATGGCGGAGGTGGAGACTGGTTTGGCCCAGGCGCTGGTGGGACTCAGAGTCCGGGCACGGAACCGAAGCGGCCTCAGGGTGGAGTCTCATAAAGACGGAACAGGAACACGATGGGTGCGAGCGTTCGGTCATCTCAG AATCAACGAAGGCTCACTGGCACAGACGTCTGAAGTCATAACTGGAGATGAAGATAAAGCCAACAATGAGGAAGATGATGCTTCTGCTTCGGGAGCCTGTGGAGGGCAGAGCTCTTTCGAGGCTGCATCATGTGACCAAGCTGACTTCCCGCCCCCGGAGGAAGAGACTCAGGGGCCCTCGGGCGGCCCCAGATGGAGCTGGAACGCCGTTCAGGAGAAGGACCCGGAGCGATATCTGCACCGGATCCGACACTGA